One Parasphingorhabdus cellanae genomic region harbors:
- a CDS encoding alpha/beta hydrolase produces the protein MISKRARFINFILRLLKVQQRLADYDTGMKFLARDRKNGPARPGRWFKKHTQINEHSIDGHKIYEIEPNQGASRHHIFYLHGGGYAFQIVLVHWATIKKLIKAAGASVTVPLYPLAPEHDWSQSYPVVMQAYEKAAAKYGAQNITVMGDSAGGGFSLGLTQMLRDQGKPLPGKVILLSPWLDATASDPSQQELEQHDVLLSVQGARTAGQFWAGEGNDPSAFPVSPLFASIDNLPPIALFCGSHDLLYADALRLKDKAKKHRADIALYVGEKMQHVWMLLPIREAKLAREQIIAFITR, from the coding sequence GTGATCAGCAAGCGTGCGCGGTTTATCAATTTCATCCTACGTTTGCTGAAGGTTCAGCAGCGGCTGGCTGACTATGATACCGGGATGAAGTTTCTGGCGCGGGACCGGAAAAACGGTCCGGCACGTCCCGGTCGATGGTTCAAGAAACATACTCAGATCAATGAGCACAGTATTGATGGCCACAAGATATATGAGATTGAACCGAACCAAGGGGCAAGCAGACATCATATTTTCTATCTGCACGGCGGCGGATATGCTTTTCAGATCGTGCTCGTCCATTGGGCGACGATCAAGAAACTCATCAAGGCCGCCGGGGCTAGTGTCACGGTTCCGCTTTATCCGCTCGCGCCAGAGCATGATTGGTCGCAAAGCTATCCGGTCGTCATGCAAGCCTATGAGAAGGCAGCTGCCAAATATGGCGCGCAGAATATAACCGTCATGGGTGACAGCGCGGGCGGCGGCTTCAGTTTGGGTCTGACCCAGATGCTGCGTGATCAGGGTAAACCATTGCCGGGCAAGGTCATTCTGTTGTCCCCGTGGCTCGACGCAACCGCCAGCGATCCGTCTCAACAAGAGCTTGAACAGCATGATGTTTTGCTTTCGGTACAAGGCGCGCGGACCGCAGGGCAGTTCTGGGCCGGGGAGGGCAATGATCCATCGGCTTTTCCGGTCAGTCCTCTCTTCGCTTCGATAGATAATTTGCCACCTATAGCTTTGTTTTGCGGCAGTCATGACTTGCTCTATGCCGATGCTCTGCGTTTGAAAGATAAAGCAAAGAAGCACCGCGCTGATATCGCACTTTATGTCGGTGAAAAGATGCAGCATGTTTGGATGCTGCTGCCGATAAGAGAAGCAAAACTAGCCCGGGAACAGATAATTGCTTTCATTACGCGCTAG
- a CDS encoding alpha/beta hydrolase fold domain-containing protein encodes MTSIRARLLAKALPLTGLKAIFSDEAKLKANVAKARAKKVAAPGKAIHRKFDVTETVKDGHPIFTLSPQSGSGRRILYIHGGAYVLDMQPGYWGLLGEMVHRTDAAVVAPCYPLTPEHDWQQSYDWMMAVYDELVAEVDADNIIIMGDSAGAGFALGLTQILRDQGKAMPHKMVLLSPWLDVSMTDPMQPALAKKDRILGIDGLRAAGRWWAGESGEVGAPPVSPLFGRLDDLPPIAVFTGTFDLLWPDARKFKEKAEAADLFLNYFEFPAMQHVWMLFPIPEAKKARQQIAAFINADLEANAK; translated from the coding sequence ATGACCAGTATAAGAGCCCGGCTGCTCGCCAAAGCCCTTCCGCTTACCGGTTTGAAAGCCATATTTTCCGATGAAGCAAAGCTGAAAGCGAATGTTGCGAAGGCGCGCGCCAAGAAAGTTGCTGCGCCGGGCAAGGCTATCCATCGTAAATTCGATGTCACAGAAACTGTCAAAGACGGTCATCCGATATTCACCTTGTCACCGCAATCCGGAAGCGGCCGCCGGATTTTATATATTCATGGCGGTGCCTATGTTCTGGATATGCAGCCGGGATATTGGGGCCTGTTAGGAGAGATGGTGCATCGCACGGATGCCGCTGTGGTCGCGCCTTGTTATCCATTGACGCCAGAGCATGACTGGCAGCAAAGCTATGACTGGATGATGGCGGTCTATGACGAACTTGTCGCCGAAGTTGACGCTGACAATATCATCATCATGGGAGACAGCGCAGGCGCCGGTTTCGCGCTTGGATTGACGCAGATATTGCGGGATCAGGGCAAGGCAATGCCGCATAAAATGGTTCTGTTGTCGCCTTGGCTAGATGTTAGCATGACCGATCCGATGCAGCCAGCTCTGGCTAAGAAGGACCGCATATTGGGCATAGATGGCCTGCGTGCAGCCGGCAGGTGGTGGGCCGGTGAAAGTGGTGAAGTTGGTGCGCCACCGGTGAGTCCATTATTTGGGAGGCTTGACGATTTGCCACCCATCGCCGTTTTTACAGGGACATTCGATTTGCTTTGGCCTGATGCCAGAAAATTCAAAGAAAAGGCGGAGGCTGCTGATCTGTTTTTGAACTATTTCGAGTTTCCCGCAATGCAACATGTCTGGATGCTATTCCCAATTCCCGAAGCAAAAAAAGCGCGTCAGCAGATTGCCGCTTTCATCAACGCTGATCTTGAGGCTAACGCTAAGTGA
- a CDS encoding GFA family protein — MMTMTGQCLCGSVSYTVNGDPQMSGVCHCKNCQRQSGSAYSVLFGIANDQLGITGDLTTYEDTSETGNVVERHFCPKCGSPLLSTLLTQPGMTFVKAGTLDDTSYIKPQVHFWTKSAQDWVTIDPNVPQIEGNPG; from the coding sequence ATGATGACGATGACAGGGCAATGTCTTTGCGGATCGGTGAGCTATACCGTTAACGGAGACCCGCAGATGTCGGGTGTTTGTCATTGCAAAAACTGTCAGCGCCAATCAGGCAGTGCTTATTCGGTGTTGTTTGGTATTGCCAATGATCAACTGGGTATCACCGGAGATTTGACGACCTATGAAGATACCAGCGAAACGGGGAATGTTGTCGAGCGGCATTTTTGCCCGAAATGTGGTTCGCCGTTGCTTTCCACGTTACTAACACAGCCTGGTATGACCTTTGTCAAAGCCGGTACGCTGGACGACACCAGTTACATTAAGCCGCAAGTACATTTTTGGACCAAAAGCGCGCAAGATTGGGTTACGATCGATCCCAATGTGCCGCAAATTGAGGGTAATCCGGGTTAG
- a CDS encoding beta-ketoacyl-ACP synthase III, with the protein MTDSNIPVISATGLFTPTDSISNEELVSSFNAYVDLHNRENAEAISSGDIAELLHSSVEFIEKASGIKSRYVLSKDPILDPETMCPRIPERPDEEISILAEIGVKAAKQALERAGRKAEDVDAVLCACSNLQRAYPAIAVEIQDALGIGEGFGFDMNVACSSATFGIQTAADYIRSGSAKSVLVINPEICSGHLNWRDRDSHFIFGDVATAILVEAKDIAPAAHWEIVGTKLKTQFSNNIRNNFGFLNRTSPETRDEADKLFVQEGRKVFKEVVPMVAQMIVDQAERLGIEASDLRRLWLHQANAGMNRLIAQRVLGHEANDDESPTVLDTYANTSSAGSIIAFHKHSADLASGDIGLICSFGAGYSAGTVFVRKVA; encoded by the coding sequence ATGACTGACTCTAACATCCCCGTAATCTCTGCCACCGGCCTATTCACGCCAACCGACAGCATCAGTAATGAAGAACTGGTTTCCAGCTTCAATGCCTATGTTGATTTGCACAATAGAGAAAATGCTGAGGCTATCTCTTCCGGCGATATTGCGGAACTGCTACATAGCTCGGTTGAATTTATCGAGAAGGCTTCAGGCATCAAATCACGCTACGTGTTGTCGAAGGATCCGATTTTGGATCCAGAGACCATGTGCCCACGAATACCAGAACGCCCAGATGAGGAAATATCGATCCTCGCCGAAATTGGCGTTAAGGCCGCGAAACAGGCGCTGGAACGGGCAGGGCGCAAAGCGGAAGATGTGGATGCAGTGCTCTGCGCGTGTTCCAATTTACAACGGGCCTATCCTGCAATTGCGGTTGAAATACAGGATGCGTTGGGCATTGGTGAAGGTTTCGGTTTTGACATGAATGTCGCCTGTTCGTCTGCAACATTCGGTATCCAGACGGCAGCGGATTATATCCGTTCGGGCAGCGCGAAGTCGGTGTTGGTAATAAACCCGGAAATTTGTTCAGGGCACCTAAACTGGCGCGACCGGGACAGCCATTTTATCTTCGGAGATGTTGCTACAGCGATATTGGTTGAAGCAAAAGATATCGCTCCGGCGGCGCATTGGGAGATTGTCGGGACGAAGCTCAAGACGCAATTCTCGAATAATATCCGCAACAATTTCGGCTTCCTTAATCGGACAAGCCCGGAAACCCGGGACGAGGCCGACAAGCTTTTTGTTCAGGAGGGGCGCAAGGTTTTTAAGGAAGTGGTGCCGATGGTCGCGCAGATGATTGTTGATCAAGCGGAACGGCTGGGCATAGAGGCTTCGGACCTTCGGCGCCTATGGCTCCACCAGGCCAATGCCGGGATGAACCGGCTTATCGCGCAAAGAGTTCTGGGGCATGAAGCCAATGACGATGAAAGTCCTACGGTTTTGGACACCTACGCGAACACCTCATCGGCGGGATCGATCATTGCGTTCCATAAACATAGCGCTGATCTAGCCAGCGGCGATATTGGACTTATTTGTTCTTTTGGCGCAGGATATTCGGCAGGAACGGTTTTCGTACGAAAAGTCGCATAA
- the ung gene encoding uracil-DNA glycosylase, which produces MTETDRIKLHESWKTPLTPEFLSDYMADLRTFLIQQKDAGKTVFPKGSEYFRALDLTPLDEVRVVILGQDPYHGPGQAHGLCFSVRPGVRPPPSLVNIYKELESDIGMPRPSHGFLESWAKQGVLLLNSVLTVQQAEAASHRGKGWEQFTDAIIRLIAAKDEPVVFLLWGSYAQKKAGFVQSVEQGGKHLVLKAPHPSPLSAHNGFFGCKHFSKTNAFLEANELPPIDWSLPPV; this is translated from the coding sequence ATGACCGAAACTGATCGCATTAAATTGCATGAAAGCTGGAAGACACCGCTCACTCCCGAGTTCTTGAGTGACTATATGGCGGATCTTCGCACTTTTTTGATTCAGCAGAAAGACGCAGGCAAAACAGTTTTCCCAAAGGGTAGCGAGTATTTCCGAGCGCTGGATTTGACGCCGCTGGACGAGGTGCGTGTCGTCATATTGGGACAAGATCCTTATCATGGACCAGGACAGGCGCACGGGCTGTGTTTCAGTGTGCGACCGGGCGTCAGGCCGCCGCCCTCGCTGGTCAATATCTACAAGGAACTGGAAAGCGATATTGGGATGCCGCGTCCATCTCATGGTTTCCTCGAATCCTGGGCCAAACAAGGTGTATTACTGCTCAACAGCGTATTGACTGTTCAACAAGCCGAGGCAGCTTCGCATCGCGGCAAGGGATGGGAACAATTTACCGACGCGATTATCCGCCTGATTGCGGCGAAGGACGAGCCGGTCGTGTTTCTGCTATGGGGCAGCTATGCCCAGAAGAAAGCGGGCTTCGTGCAAAGCGTTGAGCAAGGCGGAAAGCATCTGGTGCTGAAGGCACCGCACCCTTCCCCTTTATCAGCGCATAATGGTTTTTTCGGGTGCAAGCATTTCAGCAAGACCAATGCCTTTCTGGAAGCCAATGAGTTGCCGCCAATCGACTGGTCTTTACCGCCGGTTTGA